The segment GACAATTGGCGCATAAAGGCTTGACGGTCGTTACTGCACCGAAAATCTATGTCTCGGCGATGTATTGGCATTTCATTGATGTGGTGTGGGTCTTTATCTTCACAGTCGTATACCTGCTCGGAAAGGTGGGGTGAAGCCATGACGACGAAGCAGCCTTCTTCAGATTCTGCGGTGAAGCACCGGCACCGTCCGGAAGGACCGCAGCGGCATATTGTGGTGTTTGTGTTCTCGGTGGTGCTGACGCTGATCGCCTTTGCCGCGGTGGCGGCCGGAGGGGTGAATGCTACCTTTGCGATCATCCTGCTGCTGGTAATGGCTGTGCTGCAGGTGTTCCTGCAGATGGGCTTCTGGATGCATTTGAAGGACAAAGGGCATATGCTCCCGATTATCTTCATGCTGGGCGGCTTTTTTATCGCAGGCACCTGTATTGTAATGGCGCTCTATTGGGTATGGTGGGATTGATTCTATCTCCGGGGAGGTCTTGAGGATGATACCGGGATTGCAATATTTCAGCTTTACGGAACTATGGAGTCCGTTGTTTCTGGCCCTGATGCTCCTCCTGACTGCCGGATATTTTGTGCTGATTGGTCCGCTGGCCTCCCGTTTTGAGGGCAGCACTGCAGTCCCCTTCTGGCGGAGGGGGCTGTTCTTATGCGGAATGCTGGCCCTCTATCTTGCGCAGGGAGGACCTGTCAGTCTGCTGGGACATATCTTGTTTTCCTTCCATATGGTGAGTATGGCCTTATCCTATCTGGTGGCGGTTCCGCTGATTATGCTTGGTATCCCCGACTGGTGCTGGCGCGCTCTGCTGCGGGTGAATCCGCTGAAGGGACTGGCTTTTCTCGCTAAGCCGGTGGTGGCGGCCCTGCTCTTCAATGGCCTGTTCTCGCTCTACCACATCCCCGCCATCCATGATTATGTCATGCTGCATTTCACCGTTCACCGTCTGTATTATGGCGTCCTGTTCCTGACCTCGGCGCTGATGTGGTGGAATCTGATCAACCCCTTGCCGGAATACCGGGCGCTTAGCGGTCTGGGGCAGGTGGGCTTCATCTTCCTGAACATGGTGCTGCTGACACCGGCCTGCGGGCTGATTATTTTTGCGGGCTCCCCCCTCTATGCTACGTATAGCGACCCGGGCACCTGGGCGAAGGCGATGGGCTACTGTGTACCGCAGAGTCCGGCTGCATTATTGCAGGCTTTTGGCGGTCCCGGCTTCTTCGGATCTCTGTCCCCAAAGGTAGATCAGCAGGTCGGCGGCATCGTGATGAAGTTCATTCAGGAATTTATTTTCGCCTCGATGCTTGCTTATGTGTTCTATCATTGGTATAAAAAAGAGAATGGACAGGAGGACACGGAAGTGTCCGCGCCATCCTCTGCCCTGGCGGAGGAGGTCTGACCTATAATGAGCTGGTAAGTACCGAGGGGGATATTCATGGATATTTTCACATTGTTTCCTACGATCAGTACATCGTTCATCGTCATAAGCGCGGTG is part of the Paenibacillus sp. FSL M7-0420 genome and harbors:
- a CDS encoding cytochrome C oxidase subunit IV family protein, whose translation is MTTKQPSSDSAVKHRHRPEGPQRHIVVFVFSVVLTLIAFAAVAAGGVNATFAIILLLVMAVLQVFLQMGFWMHLKDKGHMLPIIFMLGGFFIAGTCIVMALYWVWWD
- the ctaG gene encoding cytochrome c oxidase assembly factor CtaG, giving the protein MPGLQYFSFTELWSPLFLALMLLLTAGYFVLIGPLASRFEGSTAVPFWRRGLFLCGMLALYLAQGGPVSLLGHILFSFHMVSMALSYLVAVPLIMLGIPDWCWRALLRVNPLKGLAFLAKPVVAALLFNGLFSLYHIPAIHDYVMLHFTVHRLYYGVLFLTSALMWWNLINPLPEYRALSGLGQVGFIFLNMVLLTPACGLIIFAGSPLYATYSDPGTWAKAMGYCVPQSPAALLQAFGGPGFFGSLSPKVDQQVGGIVMKFIQEFIFASMLAYVFYHWYKKENGQEDTEVSAPSSALAEEV